One part of the Methanomethylovorans hollandica DSM 15978 genome encodes these proteins:
- a CDS encoding AAA family ATPase → MEPSFIHHETVLAGLKEIFNGKTKESVTIFDPSIKTMLCLIPLTENGITLLEGIMGIGKGVSTRAIQKVFFKDQKIGLLQCDPDKRQEESLYETAVTSNTHYNYDKSGQLTNTQQEYDFDPRAMDFVTQPIKFVNEANRASKSLQDTLLRLFQEQELEYKGKIFRSPNPSITIFDQNPVHMQNDGRRLEPALEDRIDVKIPMCAPSLFTIIATQTIKTSDKTAAELPSLLSYVQMTEIYEDIRKVHIKSEDIYLLSAITQLFFACKHRRDIANEIYNENINCKACSFDNGLCAHVKYPIGQRFIESILKFSKTKAWLEKRDTVSIDDIMFIMPYALNHRITLQPETMSKYVDAHTWIVEYAIPKVEQQKQHCLDILSKYQQAIAKPASSIIEEMFKYSRQNMLYLNTLIDILRIYANTSTRDLEDVMSILETQPKDDDFQLLEQRIKSSQTFAMPTDKKPDIQVICDTLSTMVPMRNYEKILSNRESIETLLKKYNERKEKTFKFDKEVFSKQVFPEFVNLGTTKNKTNIQESLTTDVSFTMLSTTITITHQNDIVMVNLKSEKPDSMTKITSILEDIPAYA, encoded by the coding sequence ATGGAACCTTCATTTATTCATCATGAAACTGTCCTTGCAGGTCTCAAGGAAATATTTAATGGAAAAACAAAGGAAAGCGTTACGATATTTGATCCATCCATCAAAACAATGCTGTGCCTGATTCCATTAACAGAAAACGGTATTACTTTACTCGAAGGAATAATGGGTATAGGAAAAGGAGTATCAACAAGAGCAATCCAAAAGGTTTTCTTCAAGGACCAGAAAATAGGATTGCTTCAATGCGATCCTGACAAAAGACAGGAAGAATCCCTGTATGAAACTGCAGTAACATCAAATACACATTATAATTACGATAAATCTGGCCAGCTGACAAATACACAGCAGGAATATGATTTTGATCCAAGAGCAATGGATTTCGTAACTCAGCCAATTAAGTTCGTAAATGAGGCCAACAGAGCAAGTAAATCACTTCAGGATACACTCTTACGACTATTCCAAGAGCAAGAGCTCGAATATAAGGGTAAAATATTCAGGTCTCCAAATCCATCAATCACTATATTCGACCAGAATCCTGTACACATGCAGAACGATGGTCGCAGGCTGGAACCTGCACTGGAGGATAGAATAGATGTTAAGATCCCAATGTGTGCTCCTTCATTGTTTACGATAATTGCTACCCAGACTATAAAAACGTCTGATAAGACAGCTGCAGAATTACCTTCTCTGCTGTCATACGTGCAAATGACAGAGATATATGAAGATATAAGAAAAGTACATATCAAGTCCGAGGACATTTATCTGTTGTCAGCAATTACTCAGTTGTTCTTTGCATGTAAACATCGCAGAGACATTGCAAATGAAATCTACAATGAAAATATAAACTGTAAGGCATGCAGTTTTGATAATGGACTTTGTGCTCATGTCAAATACCCCATAGGGCAGAGGTTCATTGAATCAATCCTCAAATTCTCGAAAACCAAAGCATGGCTTGAGAAGAGAGATACAGTATCTATAGACGATATAATGTTCATAATGCCTTATGCATTGAACCATCGTATTACATTGCAACCAGAAACAATGTCCAAGTATGTTGATGCACACACATGGATAGTAGAATATGCAATACCCAAAGTAGAACAGCAAAAACAACATTGCCTGGATATTCTTAGTAAATATCAGCAGGCAATAGCAAAACCTGCATCAAGTATAATCGAAGAAATGTTCAAGTACTCAAGACAAAACATGCTGTACCTGAACACACTTATCGATATTCTAAGAATATATGCAAACACCAGTACAAGAGATCTTGAAGATGTTATGAGTATACTGGAAACACAACCAAAAGACGATGATTTCCAGTTATTAGAACAGAGGATCAAGTCCTCTCAAACCTTTGCCATGCCAACAGATAAAAAACCGGATATTCAAGTAATATGTGATACACTTTCGACAATGGTACCGATGAGAAATTACGAAAAGATTCTCTCCAACAGGGAATCCATAGAAACCCTTCTAAAAAAATATAATGAGAGAAAAGAAAAGACATTTAAATTCGATAAAGAAGTCTTTTCTAAACAAGTATTCCCTGAGTTTGTAAATCTTGGAACTACCAAGAACAAGACCAATATTC
- a CDS encoding segregation/condensation protein A, producing MSIKETQNPIEISDDNSSQLCEIAQEIKLNLEKLKVDTSKIDLPEDILNEPIEILLYLAKNEKIDPWNVDIITITDWFFSMLKSMEKMDIRISARTLMQASILLRIKSSSISLDDEIDFELPADPADQQALIDQDLEHEYSLPSTSRKKVYISLDDLLDELLIETTEPDTPADEYLKPGFDDPILITTDSVLEIAHEEDILGHSERLKERLDQIFLENEFITLSEIINSGTESPLLIYLALLFLANDKKVHLTQTELYGEIYIRMPQEIEIQVIT from the coding sequence ATGAGTATCAAAGAAACCCAAAATCCAATAGAAATCTCAGATGATAACTCCTCGCAGCTATGTGAAATCGCACAGGAAATCAAATTAAATCTAGAGAAGTTAAAAGTAGACACTTCAAAAATTGACCTGCCGGAAGATATCCTGAACGAACCCATTGAGATATTGCTATACCTCGCAAAGAATGAAAAAATAGATCCATGGAACGTTGATATCATTACCATAACCGATTGGTTCTTTTCAATGCTGAAATCCATGGAAAAAATGGATATCAGGATATCTGCCCGGACATTAATGCAGGCATCCATACTTCTACGAATAAAATCGTCTTCAATTTCCCTGGACGATGAAATAGATTTTGAACTTCCGGCTGATCCTGCAGACCAGCAGGCACTTATTGATCAGGACCTCGAACATGAGTATTCTCTGCCTTCTACATCACGCAAGAAAGTATACATATCACTTGACGACTTGCTTGATGAATTATTAATCGAAACAACGGAACCAGACACACCTGCAGATGAATACCTGAAACCAGGATTTGATGATCCTATATTAATAACAACGGATTCTGTTCTTGAAATTGCTCACGAAGAAGATATACTTGGTCATTCTGAAAGACTAAAAGAAAGATTAGACCAAATATTTCTTGAGAATGAGTTTATAACATTATCTGAAATAATAAATTCAGGAACAGAAAGTCCATTACTGATATACTTAGCATTGTTGTTCCTTGCTAACGATAAGAAAGTGCATTTAACTCAAACAGAACTTTATGGTGAAATATATATCCGCATGCCACAGGAAATTGAAATACAGGTGATCACATGA
- a CDS encoding vWA domain-containing protein, translated as MSHNNSSTPVRTTLLPEYNLFLRYVLDHYKLPHINCEIADIGDTIACQGYSIIYLSNGLVQNFSQNTIKTVLAHETSHRTLFPGTTVEQELHIAISKNEGIEKKHVPEFLNIIYDLLIDRINLLEMEWQDTYIYGLEELRPWKFSDEDISPDTIFQNLNVAMVYDYYGHSYQLGITEQNIFDLLYTDQRAFEKRLIELARIFKNWYDSSIPKSTPRGNEEQSSGLDEQETDSENKEHGNNTQNGNGKNNKKILNPSLPLERKLTKEDIEKVADKLSDIYDDLNPNKNLGKDLKQEFRKRRAKKIALPLISASQSNYQKQLKSTGTWNSNHSFQELDLIGTLNTFGILIPDITTKRISEIKVPKQSSLKNKPHIVIVADTSGSMSGVPTERMIDAIIAINAASKRKEWPVSLIEFNDSITLHIAKSRDYYQNEEIMSKMEATGYGTNIHSTIKYISKLGSGNAIFILTDESNNSLIQKETYRLLSEIKNNKNNIFLYCIGKEFTSEFKKAIKPVITKAYSIPTDQNYSDLVISNIMSLS; from the coding sequence ATGTCTCATAATAATTCATCTACTCCAGTAAGAACAACCCTCCTGCCAGAGTATAATTTATTTTTAAGATATGTACTGGATCACTACAAACTCCCTCATATAAACTGTGAAATTGCTGATATTGGAGATACTATTGCTTGTCAGGGCTATTCCATAATCTATCTTTCAAATGGATTAGTACAGAACTTTAGTCAGAATACTATCAAAACTGTTCTTGCTCATGAAACATCTCATCGTACTCTTTTCCCAGGAACAACTGTAGAACAAGAACTACATATTGCAATTTCAAAAAACGAAGGAATTGAAAAAAAACATGTTCCTGAATTCTTGAATATAATATACGATCTACTAATTGATCGCATAAACCTTCTGGAAATGGAATGGCAAGATACGTATATTTATGGACTTGAGGAATTAAGGCCATGGAAATTCTCAGATGAAGACATTTCCCCCGATACTATTTTTCAAAACCTGAATGTTGCTATGGTATACGATTATTACGGACATAGCTACCAATTAGGAATTACAGAACAAAATATATTTGATCTGTTATACACTGATCAAAGGGCATTTGAAAAAAGACTCATTGAACTTGCTAGGATATTCAAAAACTGGTACGATTCATCAATTCCAAAATCAACACCAAGAGGGAATGAAGAACAGTCATCCGGGTTAGATGAACAAGAAACGGACTCTGAAAACAAAGAACATGGCAATAATACTCAAAATGGAAACGGTAAAAATAATAAAAAAATCCTTAATCCATCACTACCACTTGAAAGAAAACTGACAAAGGAAGACATAGAAAAAGTAGCAGATAAATTATCAGATATATACGATGACTTAAATCCCAATAAAAATCTCGGTAAAGATCTAAAACAAGAGTTCCGTAAAAGAAGAGCTAAAAAAATAGCTCTACCTCTAATATCGGCATCACAATCTAATTATCAAAAACAACTAAAATCTACAGGAACATGGAATTCGAATCATTCATTCCAGGAACTCGATTTGATAGGAACACTAAACACATTTGGGATACTAATTCCTGATATAACTACTAAGAGAATATCAGAAATTAAGGTACCTAAACAATCATCACTGAAGAACAAACCCCATATTGTAATAGTTGCTGATACAAGTGGCAGTATGTCAGGAGTACCAACAGAAAGGATGATCGATGCTATCATAGCTATAAATGCAGCATCAAAAAGAAAAGAATGGCCTGTTTCATTGATTGAATTTAATGATAGCATTACTCTGCACATAGCAAAAAGCAGAGATTATTATCAAAACGAAGAGATAATGTCAAAAATGGAAGCAACCGGATATGGAACAAATATACATTCTACGATTAAATATATCAGTAAACTAGGATCAGGAAATGCTATCTTCATTCTAACAGATGAATCCAACAATTCACTTATTCAGAAAGAAACATACAGACTATTATCTGAGATCAAGAACAATAAAAATAATATCTTTCTTTATTGCATAGGGAAGGAATTTACAAGTGAATTTAAAAAAGCTATAAAACCAGTAATCACAAAAGCTTATTCTATTCCAACAGACCAAAACTATTCAGATCTGGTTATTAGCAATATAATGAGCCTGTCCTGA
- a CDS encoding RNA-guided endonuclease InsQ/TnpB family protein — protein MILTKTVILKIVNPDNDLVETMQKYSDGMNYASSVVFQNGKTIGSYKLQKIVYGYLREVIGLKSQMSCNIPRQVSGCYKTLKEQIKERKVIWKEITFSPYSMTLSYKRDFSISQDLVAITTINNGRKPYKIQSYDNAQQYFDGTWKFTASKVVRHKDSNHSFHLSIEKEVPEKELEYSSNYMGIDLGMNYLAVASTTEKNCRFFAGGHIKDIRNQYMSMRKRLQSKGTLSARKMIKHLSDKEKRLMRHVNHMISKQIIKFAIENKVFLIGLEDLKGIRENKVRKVRKDKRYHQSSWTYRQLQDFITYKAKEAGIKVHFVDPAHTSQECNRCNHISNTNRNRLKFICKKCGYENNADLNASMNIERRTRDFGYISLSQGCLSATQTNA, from the coding sequence ATGATCCTGACTAAAACTGTTATTCTGAAAATAGTAAATCCAGATAACGATCTGGTAGAGACCATGCAAAAGTATTCGGATGGAATGAACTATGCTTCTTCTGTTGTTTTTCAGAACGGAAAAACAATTGGTTCTTATAAGTTGCAGAAAATCGTTTACGGATATCTTCGGGAAGTTATCGGACTGAAATCCCAGATGAGTTGTAATATCCCAAGACAAGTATCAGGATGCTACAAAACCTTGAAAGAACAGATTAAGGAAAGAAAAGTGATCTGGAAGGAAATAACATTCAGTCCGTATTCGATGACGCTTTCCTACAAAAGAGATTTTAGTATAAGTCAGGATTTAGTTGCTATTACAACCATTAATAATGGGAGGAAACCATATAAGATACAAAGTTATGATAATGCACAGCAATACTTCGATGGTACATGGAAATTCACAGCATCCAAAGTTGTAAGACATAAGGATAGTAATCATTCTTTCCATCTGTCCATTGAAAAGGAAGTTCCAGAAAAAGAACTGGAATACTCATCCAATTACATGGGTATTGACTTGGGAATGAACTACCTTGCTGTTGCATCAACCACTGAAAAGAACTGCAGGTTCTTTGCAGGAGGTCATATCAAAGATATCAGAAACCAATACATGTCAATGCGAAAAAGGTTACAATCGAAGGGAACTTTGTCAGCAAGAAAAATGATCAAACATCTTTCTGATAAAGAGAAACGTCTTATGCGACATGTAAACCATATGATATCAAAACAAATTATTAAATTCGCCATTGAGAACAAGGTTTTTTTGATAGGATTAGAGGACCTAAAAGGTATTCGTGAGAACAAAGTAAGGAAAGTTCGTAAAGACAAACGCTATCATCAAAGTAGCTGGACATACAGACAACTGCAGGATTTCATTACATACAAAGCAAAAGAAGCAGGAATAAAAGTCCACTTTGTGGACCCTGCTCATACTTCACAGGAATGCAACCGATGTAATCATATTTCCAATACCAACAGGAATCGGTTGAAATTCATATGTAAAAAATGCGGATATGAGAACAATGCAGATCTGAATGCTTCGATGAATATCGAAAGAAGAACAAGGGATTTCGGGTATATCTCGTTATCTCAGGGGTGTCTGTCAGCCACCCAGACGAATGCATAA
- a CDS encoding DHHA1 domain-containing protein → MSSEKYLALQKIAIECAKEIRNYSHVHCVSHIDADGITSAAIIARALERAGIDYEMQFVKQLDEKIVKELSEENHDLVIFTDLGSGQIEHIINYGLNAVISDHHRPQGQHSHHLNPHLVGANGSYELSGSGTTYILANELGDNRDLASLAIVGCIGDLQYRKYGKLVSLNEEILKANPEHVMAKMDLSLYGKQTRPIHKMIQFSTDPYLPGLTGNEDGCIEFLGSLHFPLAKDERWKRWIDLEIADKRKVISAIIEYSIGHNVPKANMDRIITECYELVQEREGTETRDAMEFSTLLNATGRYMQAEIGFAVCLGDRGEYYSRASTLLQEHRKNLVDGINYVKNTNGVIELSHIQYFDAKDKIPETIVGIVAGMIHSSYNRNLPIFAFSNKEDGHKVSSRGTQILVNKGLNLSEALEVVCKELGGAGGGHDIAAGATIPYGTMDQFLEKMNIMISQQIGSG, encoded by the coding sequence ATGTCATCAGAAAAATATCTTGCTCTACAAAAAATCGCAATCGAGTGTGCCAAAGAAATAAGAAACTATTCGCACGTCCATTGTGTATCACACATTGATGCCGATGGAATTACATCAGCAGCTATAATAGCAAGAGCTCTTGAAAGAGCTGGAATAGATTATGAAATGCAATTCGTAAAACAACTTGATGAAAAGATAGTAAAAGAATTATCAGAAGAAAACCATGATCTTGTTATATTCACCGATCTTGGCAGTGGTCAAATAGAACATATTATTAACTATGGACTAAACGCAGTAATATCCGATCATCACAGGCCCCAAGGACAACATTCCCACCACCTAAATCCACATCTTGTTGGTGCAAATGGTTCCTATGAACTAAGTGGTTCAGGGACAACATATATTCTTGCAAATGAACTTGGTGATAACCGAGACCTTGCAAGCCTTGCTATTGTAGGATGTATCGGAGACCTACAATACAGAAAATACGGAAAACTTGTAAGTTTGAACGAAGAAATCCTTAAAGCAAATCCTGAGCACGTAATGGCAAAAATGGATCTTTCTTTATATGGAAAGCAGACACGACCCATACACAAAATGATCCAGTTCTCAACGGATCCTTATCTACCGGGGCTCACTGGAAACGAAGATGGCTGCATTGAATTCTTGGGTAGTCTTCATTTTCCGCTTGCAAAAGATGAAAGATGGAAAAGATGGATTGATCTCGAAATAGCAGATAAAAGAAAAGTCATTTCTGCTATTATTGAATATTCAATTGGGCATAATGTTCCAAAAGCAAATATGGACAGAATAATCACAGAATGCTATGAACTCGTCCAGGAAAGAGAAGGAACTGAAACCAGAGATGCAATGGAATTTAGTACACTTCTGAATGCAACTGGAAGATATATGCAAGCTGAAATTGGTTTTGCAGTTTGTCTTGGAGATCGTGGGGAATATTATAGCCGTGCTTCTACTCTTCTGCAGGAACACAGGAAGAACCTGGTAGATGGAATCAATTATGTTAAAAATACAAATGGTGTAATTGAATTATCACATATTCAGTACTTTGATGCCAAGGATAAGATCCCTGAAACTATAGTAGGCATAGTTGCAGGAATGATTCATTCATCTTACAACCGGAATCTGCCAATCTTTGCATTTTCAAATAAGGAAGACGGTCACAAAGTATCATCAAGAGGAACACAGATACTTGTTAACAAAGGCCTGAATCTTTCTGAAGCACTCGAGGTAGTATGCAAAGAACTCGGAGGAGCTGGAGGAGGACACGATATTGCCGCAGGAGCAACAATTCCATACGGAACAATGGATCAATTCCTCGAGAAAATGAATATTATGATAAGTCAACAAATAGGTTCAGGCTGA
- a CDS encoding DUF6908 domain-containing protein, which yields MSKLDTRSKIGKNGKYLFQNVIETILLKHGVQEKELGKEWYLKIGNKPYLDLVMEKCGSQIFSGHYNRQNEDSISDPILVFDYNNGFWYPELIEQRPLHFINGPYISGITIVSKIDENGKRRVSPYNKDSFDSFQRMFAINLINQGFMDDETEVIDTEFPDPEQSIPTTIFNHKYQNTNMHQTTLFCF from the coding sequence ATGTCCAAACTCGATACCCGTTCTAAAATAGGAAAAAATGGAAAATATCTTTTCCAGAATGTCATTGAGACAATCCTTCTAAAACACGGAGTTCAAGAAAAGGAACTGGGAAAAGAATGGTACCTAAAAATTGGAAACAAACCATATCTTGACCTTGTGATGGAGAAATGTGGATCACAGATATTTTCAGGACACTATAACAGACAAAACGAAGATTCAATTAGCGATCCAATTTTAGTATTTGATTATAACAATGGTTTCTGGTATCCAGAATTAATTGAACAACGCCCTCTACATTTCATTAATGGCCCCTATATCTCAGGAATAACCATTGTCAGCAAAATAGATGAAAATGGAAAGAGGCGTGTCAGTCCATACAACAAAGATAGTTTTGATTCCTTCCAGAGAATGTTTGCTATTAATTTGATTAATCAGGGTTTCATGGATGACGAAACTGAAGTAATAGACACAGAATTTCCTGATCCAGAACAATCCATACCTACTACAATTTTTAATCACAAATATCAAAATACAAATATGCATCAGACGACACTATTCTGCTTCTAA
- a CDS encoding helix-turn-helix transcriptional regulator: MPDKKLFQIVTRSGVRTETLLMLKDGCKSAGELCSHFKIAPQELAPRTRELVESDLIIKKDKNYYLTDLGKIITEKYSEFKNLLYFIGDKQDFLKEHDLTDIPFELQLRFEMMSQSKVVCPENHSIFDTHDGFMDNVVKSKYLKGLASIMFPSYPSFFNQLAESGTNVEIIVTESIYSILKTKYKDQLIEYLNYEDAQLYICDNNKLAFVVTDSFFSISLFFKNGIFDHVSDIVGFDPDSIGWGELLFDHYVKQSVPVKIEDLMSS, translated from the coding sequence ATGCCGGATAAAAAACTTTTCCAAATTGTAACACGTTCTGGTGTCCGAACTGAAACTCTTTTAATGCTAAAAGATGGATGCAAGTCTGCTGGTGAACTTTGTTCTCATTTTAAGATTGCACCTCAAGAATTAGCACCACGTACCCGGGAGCTAGTTGAAAGTGATTTAATTATCAAGAAAGACAAAAATTATTATCTAACTGACCTTGGAAAGATAATTACAGAAAAATATTCTGAATTTAAAAATTTGTTGTATTTTATAGGCGATAAGCAAGATTTTCTAAAAGAACATGATTTGACAGACATACCTTTTGAGCTCCAGCTAAGATTTGAAATGATGAGTCAATCTAAAGTTGTTTGTCCAGAGAATCATTCGATTTTTGATACTCATGATGGGTTTATGGATAATGTAGTTAAGTCAAAGTATCTAAAAGGACTAGCGTCTATAATGTTCCCTTCTTATCCTTCTTTCTTTAATCAGCTTGCTGAGAGTGGCACAAACGTTGAGATCATTGTAACTGAATCCATATATTCCATATTAAAGACTAAATATAAGGATCAGTTAATTGAGTACCTGAATTACGAGGATGCTCAGCTGTATATATGTGATAACAATAAACTTGCTTTTGTTGTTACTGACTCGTTTTTCTCGATTTCATTATTCTTTAAAAACGGTATTTTTGATCATGTAAGCGACATTGTTGGTTTTGATCCAGATTCAATTGGGTGGGGAGAGTTGTTATTTGATCATTATGTCAAGCAGTCTGTCCCAGTTAAAATCGAAGATTTAATGTCGTCCTAA
- a CDS encoding ATP-dependent DNA helicase, whose amino-acid sequence MNESPCYIKSLPLPEKIQQFYIDSGIKQLYPPQGEVVQKGLLEGKNTLAAIPTASGKTLLAELAMLKHIIDGGKALYIVPLIALANEKYQRFKEFEKFGILTGISTGELESKSEGLGKNDIVVCTSEKTDSMLRNGTQWLQTLSIVVVDEVHLLDEKSRGPTLEIVMTKLRKIPNLQIVALSATIGNTQVLADWLKAELTVSDWRPTKLQEGVVFGKSMNFLSEDPVIQKEIVHDTKEPAADVALDTIKEGGQCLVFESSRRTCMAFAKRFSNPKNREHKQINILLSQDEKNKLAEISEEIEYSSDTTESNNLAECIRNGVAFHHAGLNAAQRRLVEDGFKENKIKVISCTPTLAAGLNLPARRVVIRSFLRYDANEGNIPIPVLDYKQMVGRAGRPHLDPYGQSLLIAKSSDKIDFLETKYIHAKAEDISSKLGSEKALRSHILAIISSGIATSQKGVIDFLSETFYAHTSDLSYFIETINECLYFLEENDLIVTDNNYLQATPLGQLVSRIYIDPLTAVVIVEDLKKASQSNMEITAFSLLQVICKTPDIRTLYLKGNEYFENLIYADDHKNEIINFPDLDEISEISAESFIESIKNARILLDWIEECETKEIVENYVIGEGDLHSLSESASWISHAVQRISKLKGFDIQNIFLEQRLKYGASKELVSLLSIKNIGRKRARKLYDNGIGSVDKIKSTPFSEVSKLFGNKITIKIFHELELPIPSDEIDTSPEVPENNKKEINQQKNLFDF is encoded by the coding sequence ATGAACGAATCACCCTGTTACATAAAATCCCTGCCTTTACCAGAGAAAATACAGCAGTTCTATATTGATTCTGGTATAAAACAGCTATATCCGCCTCAGGGAGAAGTCGTTCAAAAAGGATTACTTGAAGGAAAGAACACACTTGCTGCTATTCCAACAGCCAGCGGAAAAACCTTGCTTGCAGAACTTGCAATGCTTAAACATATAATTGATGGTGGAAAAGCATTGTATATTGTTCCTCTGATAGCTCTTGCAAACGAAAAATATCAGCGTTTCAAAGAATTTGAAAAATTTGGTATCCTTACAGGCATTTCAACAGGTGAATTGGAATCAAAAAGTGAAGGCCTTGGAAAGAATGATATCGTTGTCTGTACATCCGAGAAAACAGATTCCATGCTACGTAATGGAACTCAATGGCTACAGACATTATCAATAGTTGTAGTAGATGAAGTACATCTGCTAGACGAAAAGAGCAGAGGACCTACACTTGAAATAGTAATGACCAAACTTAGAAAAATACCTAACCTGCAGATCGTAGCTCTCTCAGCAACAATAGGAAATACCCAGGTACTTGCAGATTGGCTCAAAGCTGAACTTACAGTAAGTGATTGGAGACCAACTAAACTACAAGAAGGAGTTGTATTTGGGAAATCAATGAATTTCTTATCTGAAGATCCTGTTATTCAAAAAGAAATAGTACACGATACAAAAGAACCAGCAGCAGATGTTGCACTAGATACCATCAAAGAAGGAGGTCAATGTCTCGTATTCGAAAGTTCAAGAAGAACCTGTATGGCGTTTGCCAAGCGTTTTTCAAATCCAAAGAATAGAGAACATAAACAAATAAATATCCTTCTAAGCCAAGACGAAAAGAATAAGCTTGCAGAAATATCAGAAGAAATCGAATACTCCAGCGATACCACTGAATCAAATAATCTTGCAGAATGCATTCGTAATGGTGTTGCATTCCACCACGCAGGCCTTAATGCTGCACAGCGAAGATTAGTAGAAGATGGTTTCAAAGAAAACAAAATCAAGGTAATATCATGTACTCCAACACTTGCAGCAGGACTTAACTTACCAGCAAGGAGAGTAGTAATCCGAAGCTTCCTTAGATATGATGCAAATGAAGGCAATATCCCAATACCTGTGCTTGATTACAAGCAAATGGTCGGAAGAGCAGGAAGACCACATCTTGATCCATATGGCCAATCTTTGTTAATTGCAAAGTCATCGGATAAAATAGATTTTCTAGAAACCAAATATATCCATGCAAAAGCTGAAGATATATCTTCAAAACTTGGATCCGAAAAAGCCCTTAGAAGTCATATACTTGCAATAATAAGCAGTGGGATTGCGACATCTCAAAAAGGTGTTATAGATTTCCTGTCTGAGACATTTTATGCTCATACGTCTGATCTATCTTATTTCATAGAAACCATAAATGAGTGCTTATATTTCCTTGAGGAAAATGATCTAATCGTAACTGACAACAATTACCTTCAAGCCACACCACTTGGTCAACTCGTATCTAGAATCTATATCGATCCTCTTACAGCTGTCGTCATAGTAGAGGACCTCAAAAAAGCATCTCAATCAAACATGGAAATAACTGCATTTTCCTTGCTGCAGGTTATATGTAAAACCCCGGATATTCGTACATTATATCTTAAGGGCAATGAATACTTTGAAAATTTGATATATGCAGATGATCATAAAAACGAAATAATTAATTTTCCAGATCTTGACGAAATCAGTGAAATATCAGCAGAATCATTCATTGAATCAATAAAAAATGCAAGAATCTTACTTGACTGGATAGAAGAATGCGAAACAAAAGAAATCGTTGAAAATTATGTTATAGGCGAAGGAGATCTCCATTCATTATCAGAATCTGCATCATGGATTTCTCATGCAGTTCAAAGGATATCAAAACTTAAGGGATTCGATATACAAAATATCTTCCTGGAACAAAGACTCAAATATGGAGCAAGCAAAGAACTGGTCAGCCTCCTGTCCATAAAGAACATTGGTAGAAAAAGAGCTCGTAAATTATACGATAATGGTATTGGTTCGGTTGATAAAATAAAGTCTACGCCCTTCAGTGAAGTATCAAAACTATTCGGGAACAAGATCACAATTAAAATATTCCATGAACTTGAGCTCCCAATTCCATCAGATGAAATAGATACTTCTCCAGAAGTCCCCGAAAACAATAAAAAAGAAATAAACCAGCAGAAAAATCTATTTGATTTTTAG
- a CDS encoding DUF1699 family protein, translating to MRIKVIKSLEEINTLKGASIVHISFRPSRDDILAIHKACPKLKAIQLPPSHFNTLSISASYYLKIVGITLIKGNIIRIVENKNSEYTISKLIINKIRTKIIDGENDESIIQSFSEYENPSTELLQFLIHEIKESSLTATAIK from the coding sequence TTGAGAATAAAGGTAATTAAGTCGCTTGAAGAAATAAATACTTTGAAAGGAGCATCTATTGTTCACATATCCTTTCGTCCTTCTAGGGATGATATTTTAGCAATCCACAAAGCGTGTCCAAAACTAAAAGCAATCCAGCTTCCCCCTTCACATTTCAATACCCTATCAATATCAGCATCTTACTATCTAAAAATAGTCGGCATAACGCTTATAAAAGGGAATATAATCAGAATTGTAGAAAATAAAAACTCAGAATATACTATCAGCAAACTTATCATAAATAAAATTCGCACAAAAATTATTGACGGAGAAAACGATGAGTCAATAATCCAATCATTCAGTGAATATGAAAATCCAAGCACAGAATTGTTGCAATTCTTGATTCATGAAATCAAAGAATCCTCTCTAACAGCAACAGCAATCAAATAA